The window GCGCGAGCCGGTCGCTCACGCTCGCCTTCTGGGGAGCGGCCGCCGCGCTGCTCCTCTGGCAGGCGGCGCTCGCCGTGCGGTATCGGAAGACCGGCGTGGCGGGGTTCGTCCCGGCGGCGCCGCGGCCCCAGCACTACATCCAGCTGTGCTGCCACCTCGGGGTCTACGCCTACTGGGGCTGGTACTGGCCGCCGGTCTATCCCTACGCCACGCTGCTTGCCGCCCAGGTGTGCGTGGCGTACGCGTTCGACATCCTCCTGGCCTGGACCCGCGGTCACCCCTACGCGATGGGCTTCGGCCCCCTGCCGATCGTGTTCAGCACGAACCTCTTCCTGTGGTTCAAGGACGACTGGTTCGCCTGGCAGTTCGTCCTGATCGCCGCCGGGTTCCTGGGCAAGGCGTTCGTGCGCTGGACCCGGGACGGCCGCCGCGTCCACGTCTTCAATCCCTCGGCCTTCTCGCTCGCGCTCTTCTCGCTGGCGCTGCTCGCGACCGGCACCACCCGGGTGACCTGGGCGCAGGAGATCAACACCACCTTCGGCCTGGGGCCGCACATGTACCTCGTGCTGTTCCTGATCGGCCTGGTGGTCATGTATTCCTTCTCGATCACGCCGGTGACGGCCGGCGCGGCGGCGACCCTCTTCGGCCTGAGCGCCGCCTACGCGGCCGTCACGGGCGTGCCGTACTTCGTGGACTCCGAGATCCCGACGGCCGTGTTCCTGGGCCTGCACCTGCTGGTCACCGATCCGTCCACGTCTCCAAGGACGCCCCTGGGACGCCTCCTGTTCGGCGTGGCCTACGGCGCGGGCGTGTTCCTGCTCTACGCGCTCCTCGGCGCATTGGGCCTGCCCACCTTCTACGACAAGCTCCTCTGCGTGCCGCTCCTGAACCTCCTCGTCCCGGCGATCGACGGCCTCGTCGCGCGCCTGGGCGAGCGGTCGTGGGTCACGGCGCTGGGGCTCGAGCCGCCGCTCGGACGGCGCAACCTCGCCCACATGGCGGCCTGGGGCGTCTTCTTCGCCGTCATGACGGCCACCGGGCGTACCGATGGCATGCACGTCGGTGACGCGCTGCCCTTCTGGCAGCAGGCCTGCGCCGAGGGCCGCCCGACCGCCTGCCGCCGCCTCGTCGCGATCGAAGCCACCTACTGCGCCGACAATGCGGCCTGGGCGTGCAATGACCTGGGGCGGCACTTCGTGGAAGGCCGGATCGTGGAGCCCGACCCGGAGCGGGCACTGTCGTACTTCACCCGGGCCTGCGAGGGGCGCTTCCAGGCCGGATGCGTGAACCTCCTCGACGCCGACCCTCCGGCGTCGGCCGATCCCCGCGCGCTCGACCTGCGGCTGCTCGTCCGCGAGGGCGGCCCCAACCTGCTGGCCATGCCGGAGCCGGCGTTGTACGCCAGGGCCTGCCGCCATGGATGGACCTTCGCGTGCGCGAAGGCCACGGCCGCGCGATGACACCGACGATGGCGCCGCGCCGCGCGGCCGCGGTGGCGGCCCTGCTGTTCGCGGCGGCCTCGGCGCTCCATTCGTCGCCCATGGACCAGGCGCCACGCCCGGTGTTCGTCGAAATCCCCGCCGGTCCGTTCACGATGGGCGCGGGACCCGCGACCACTCCGGAAGCGTTCGCCAACGAGCGCTGGTCGGCGGCGGCGGAGGCGGGAACGCTCGACCTGCCGGCGTTCTACCTGGCTCGCCGCGAGACCACGATCGGCGAGTATGCCGCGTTCGTCACCGCGACCGGCTGGACGACCGACCCGCGGGCCCTCGCCGGTCCCGACGACGTGCCGGTGGCGTTCGTGTCGTGGCCGGACGCCCTCGCCTACTGCCGCTGGCTCACGCGCACGCTCGCGGCGCGGCCGCCGGCCGATCCCGCGTTGGCCGAGCGGCTGCGGAACGGCTGGATGGCGACGCTCCCGACCGAGGCGCAGTGGGAGAAGGCCGCGCGCGGGCCCGACGGCCGCCGCTATCCGTGGGGAGAGGAGGCACGGCGCGATCGGGCCCAGTTCGACGCGCCCGGCGTGGCGCCGGTCGGCGCCCACGCCTGCCCCGAGTGCGCGTACGGGCTGGACGACATGGCCGGCAACGTCTGGGAGTGGACGCGCAGCCCCAGCCAGCCCTACCCCTACGACGAATCGGACGACCGCCTGCACCTCGACGCCGACGCGCTCTGGACGATCCGCGGCGGCGGCTTCGCCGATCCGCCGCGGCTCGTCCGCGGATCCGCGCGCGGCGCCGCGGAGCCCGGCGCCCGCCGCGCGTTCATCGGCTTCCGCGTGGCGATCGTCCCGCCACGCTGACGTCGGATTCATCGCCCGCGCCCGGTCGCATCACCCTCGCACCCTGAGCCCCGAGCCCTTGACATGTTATTTTTATAACACTACGCTAATTCCATAACAGCCATGGCCAAGCCCCCACACCACGCCCTTAGCCGCCGCGAACGCGAAGTCATGGACGTCCTCTACCGGCGCGGCCGCGCGACGGCCGCGGAGGTCATGGCCGAGCTCTCCGGCGCCCCGACCTCGTCCACCGTCCGCACGCAGCTCCGCATCCTCGAAGCCAAGGGCGCCGTCCGCCACGAGGAAGAGGGCCTCCGCTACGTGTACATGCCGGCCGTGGCCCGGCAGACCGCGCGGCGCTCCGCGGTGCGCCACGTCGTCGAGACCTTCTTCGACGGCTCCGCCGAGCGGCTCGTCGCGGCGCTGCTCGGCGGCGAAGCCGCCCGGCTCTCGGACGACGAGCTCGAGCGGATCACCGAGATCGTCGCGACGGCGCGCAAGGAGCGGCGGCGGTGACCGCCTGGATCGCCTGGTCGGCTCTGCGCGCCTCGGCACTGCTGGCCCTGGGCCTCATGGCCGCGTGGGGCCTCCGGCGCCGCTCGGCCGCGATGCGCCACTGGACGCTCACGGCCACGCTCGTCGCGTCGGTGGCGCTGCCTCTGCTGTCGCTGGTGCTGCCGACCTGGCATCTGTCGGTCGCGATCGGCGACGCGCCGGCAACGGCGCCGCCGCCAGCCAGCGTCGGCGGCGCGGTCGCTCTCGTGATCCCGGAACATGCCACGGCCGTGGCCGCGCCGGAGCCGGCCCCGTCGGGTCGCCCCTCGGCGCCGTGGCAGGCGCTTGGCTGGCTGTGGGCGGCTGGCGCCGCGCTGCTCCTGGCCCGTCTTGTGGTCGGGCTCCTGCGTGTGCGGGCGCTCGTCGGCGCGTCCACGCCGCTCGACGCGTCCGTCTGGCGCGAGGACCGGCGCGCGCTCACCGCGGCGCTCGGCTTCGATCGCGACGTCCGTCTGCTGACGGCCGCGCGCCCCCTCGGCCCGCTGGCCGCCGGCGCGCACCGGCCGATCATCCTCCTGCCGCCCGATGCCGCCGAGTGGTCGGCCGCCCGCCGGCGCGTCGTGCTCGCCCACGAGCTCGCACATATCGCACGCGGAGACTGGCTGGCCCACGTCATCGCCGAGATCGCCTGCGCCGTCTACTGGTGCACGCCCCTGGCGTGGGCCGTCGCGCGGCGCGCCCGGGTGGACTGCGAACGGGCGGCCGACGACGCCGTGCTCCATCTGGGGCTCGACGCCACGGACTACGCCAGCCACCTCCTCGATCTCGCCCGCGCGCTTCGTGCCCGGTCGCCATGGACGCCCGCGCCCGCCATGGCCCGTTCATCCAGTCTGGAAGGGAGAGTCCGAGCCATGTTGGATCCCACCACGAACCGTCAGCCCGCCTCTCGCACGCTCCGCGCGGCGGCCGTCGTCGGCTTGCTCGCCGCCGCGATCCCGCTGGCCGCCGCGGGGCCCCAGCCGTCGTACCACGAGTTCGGAGGGGTGGTCGTCGACGGGATGGGCCGCCCGATCCCTGACCAGGCCGTCGTGATGACGGACCCGGCGAACCGCACGAAGCACGAGGTGAGGACCGATGCCGCGGGCCGTTTCCAGTTCACGGGGCTGCCGGCCGGGGAGCAGCACGTGACGGTGAAGAGCCGCGGCTTCCGCGACCTGACGCAGCCGGTCCGGGTGGGCGAGCAGTCGGAGGCGCGACTGCAGCTCGCGCTGGGCACGCTCCAGGAGACGGTCCGCGTGACGGCGGGCTCGGCGGCGGCGCCGGACGACGGCGGGCAGGCCGCGTCGGCTCGGGCCGCGCGGGCGGCCGAGCGCCAGGCTCGCGCACTCGAGACCTGTCAGGCGGGACCGCCCTCGGCCGCTGGCGGCAACATCCTGCCGCCCATCAAGCTGGTGCACGTCGCCCCCGCGTACCCGGCGTGGCCGGCGGACGGGACGGTGACGCTCACGGCCGTCATCGACACACACGGCGACGTACGCGACGTGCGCGACGTCCACGGGCCTGATCCCGCGCTGGAGACCGCGGCGGCCGACGCCGTGCGGCGCTGGAAGTTCACGACGACCCTGCTGGACTGTCAGCCCACCGACGTGGAGATGACCGTCCGGGTGAACTTCGTGGCGCCCCGGTAGCCAGACCGTGCAGGGGCGGCCCGTCGCGGCCGCCCCGGTTCAACCCGCCTGGAGCGCGGCCGATTCCCAGGCATGCGCAACGCCTTCGTCGCCGCCTCCGGCGCGACGCTGGCCCTCATCGCCGGCATCGCCGTCGTGTGGCCACCCGTGCTCTGGTCGCTGGTCGTCCTGGGACCCGTGATCCTCCGCGGCCTCGCCGACATCCTCCAGACGCGCCAGGCCGTGCGCCGCAACTTCCCCGTCATCGGGCACGGCCGCTACCTCCTCGAGAAGATCCGGCCCGAGATCAACCAGTACTTCGTCGAGAGCAACAGCGACGGGCGGCCGTTCAGCCGCAACGACCGGTCGGTCGTCTACCAGCGCGCCAAGGGCGAGCTGGACACGCTGCCGTTCGGCACCCAGCGCGACGTCTACGCCGTCGGGTACGAGTGGATCAACCACTCGCTGGCGCCGGTGGAGCCCGACCACGCGTGCAGCCGGGTCACCGTGGGGGGCGCCGCGTGCACGCAACCCTACTCGGCGTCGATCTTCAACGTGTCGGCGATGAGCTACGGCTCGCTCAGCAAGAACGCCGTCCTCGCCCTGAACACGGGCGCGCGCCTGGGCGGCTTCGCGCACAACACCGGCGAGGGCGGGCTGAGCCCCTACCACCTCGAACCCGGCGGCGACCTCATCTGGCAGATCGGCACGGGGTACTTCAGCTGCCGGACGCGCGATGGGCGCTTCGACGTGGACGAGTTCGCCAGGCGCGCCACGCTGCCGGCCGTCAGGATGATCGAGGTGAAGCTCTCGCAGGGCGCCAAGCCCGGCCACGGCGGGATCCTGCCGGCGGCGAAGCTCACGCCGGAGATCGTCGAGATCCGCGGCGTCGAGTCCGGGAAGGACGTCCTCTCGCCCCCCGCGCACACGGCGTTCACGACGCCGCTCGGCCTCATCCAGTTCCTGCAGACGCTGCGCGAGGCGTCGGGCGGCAAGCCCGTCGGCTTCAAGCTGTGCGTGGGCAAGCGGCACGAGTTCTTCGGCATCGTCAAGGCGATGCTCGACACGGGCGTCCGCCCGGACTTCATCACCGTCGACGGCGCCGAGGGCGGCACCGGCGCCGCGCCGATGGAGTTCTCCGACTCGGTCGGCACGCCCCTGAACGACGGCCTCTCGTTCGTCCACAACGCGCTGGTCGGCGCCGGCATCCGCGACGACATCCGGCTCATCGCCTCCGGCAAGGTGAACACGGGCTTCCAGATCGCGGCCAAGATCGCGCTGGGCGCCGACATGTGCAACGCCGCGAGGGCGATGATGTTCGCCCTGGGGTGCATCCAGGCCCTGCGCTGCAACACGAACCAGTGCCCGACGGGCGTCGCGACGCAGGATCCGGAACTGGTGCACGGCCTGCACGTCGGCGACAAGTCCGAACGCGTGGCACGCTTCCGCCGCGAGACGGTGAAGAGCTTCTTCGAGGTCCTCGGGGCCGCGGGCTTCCAGCAGCCGGCCGACCTCAAGCCGTGGTTCGTGATGCGCCGGGTGAGCTCCGGCGAGGTCAGGAGCTACCACGAGATCTATCCCACGGTGGAGCCGGGCGCGCTCCTCCAGGGGACGGTGAACGGCAGCCTGGGCCGTGCCTGGGATACGGCGCGACCGGACCGCTTCTGAGCGGAACGCGATGCTCCCGCCCGACGCGTCGACCGCCGACGTCCGCGACCTGATTCACCGCTACTACGCGAGCCTGTTTCCCAAGACGTGCCCGCACTGCGGCCGCGGCTTCCAGACCCTCCGCGAGTACGTCGAGGCCACGGTGCCGGCAGGACGCTACATCTCCTACGACGTCGATGCCGGGCACTTCGCGCCGGAGCGCCTCGTCGGCACCTACGCCTTCGCCAACTGCCCCTGCGGCGACACGCTCGCGCTCGGCACGGACGGCCTGCCGCACGAGACGCGCCTCGCGCTGCTCGCGTGGGTCCAGGCCGAGGCGGCGCGCCGGTCCATGGCCGCGACGGAATTCCTCGACTGGCTCCGGACGACGCTCCGCCAGCAGATCCTGGCGGAATCGGGTCCGCCCGCGGCCTGAGGCCGCGTCTGCGCGGGTCGGCCCGCGTCAGGCCGGCTCGTCGCGACGCTTCGGGCGCAGGTTCGACGGCAGGACCTTCTTGCGCAGGCGGATGTGCTTCGGCGTGATTTCCACGAGCTCGTCGTCGTTGATGAACTCGATGGCCTGCTCGAGGCCCATCAGGCGCGGCGGGACGATCCGGATTGCCTCGTCCGCGGTCGACGCCCGCATGTTGGTCTGCTTCTTTTCCTTCGTGATGTTGACGTCGAGGTCGTTGTCGCGGGAGTTCTCGCCCACGATCATGCCCTCGTAGACCTCGGCGCCGGCCTCGATCATCATGATCGACCGTTCCTGCAGGTTCGCCATCGCGTAGGCCGTCGCCACGCCCGCACGGTCGGCCACCATGGCGCCCGTGGTCCGCGACGGGATCGGGCCGTGCCACGGCTCCCACTCGGCGAACACGTGGTTCATGATGCCGGTGCCCTTGGTGTCGGTGAGGAACTGCGAGCGGAAGCCGATCAGGCCGCGGGCGGGGATGCGGAACTCGAGACGCACGCGGCCGCTGCCGTGGTTCACCATCTTCGTCATGGTGCCGCGCCGCTGGCCGACGCCCGCGATGACGGCGCCCTGGAACTCCTCGGCCACGTCGATCACCAGGTCCTCGACCGGCTCCATCGTCCGGCCGCCGATGTCCTTGGTGACGATCTCCGGGCGCGACACCTGGATCTCGTAGCCCTCGCGCCGCATCATCTCGATGAGGATCGCCAGCTGGAGTTCGCCGCGGCCGAGCACCTTCATCTGTTCGGGCGTGGCCGTCGGCTCGACCTTCAGCGAGACGTTGCCCAGGAGCTCGCGGTCCAGGCGATCGCGCAGGTGCCGCGAGGTGACGAACTGCCCGTCGCGCCCGGCGAACGGCGACGTGTTCACGCCGAAGATCATCGAGACCGTCGGCTCGTCCACGGCGATGGGCGGGATGGCCTCGAGGTGCTCAGGGTGCACGATCGACTCGCCGATGTTGATGGCCTCGATCCCGGCGAGGCACACGATGTCGCCGGCCGCGGCCGACTCGATCTCGACGCGCTTCAGGCCCTCGAACGCGTAGAGCTTGGTGACGCGCGTCGGCTGGACGGCGCCGTCGAGCTTCAGGACGGCGATGGGATCGCCCACCTGGACGCGGCCGCGGAACACCCGGCCGATCGCAATCCGGCCCAGGTAGTCGCTGGAGTCGAGGTTGGCGACGAGCATCTGGAGCGGCTGCCCCGGATCGCCCGACGGCGGCGGCACGTGCGCCAGGATCGCGTCGAAGAGCGGCCGCAGATCCTCGCCGGGCACCGCCAGGTCGGTCGTGGCCGTGCCCGCGCGCCCGCTCGTGTAGAGCACGGGGAACTCGAGCTGCGCGTCGGTGGCGTCGAGGTCGATGAAGAGGTCGTAGACCTCGTTCAGGACCTCCTGGGTCCGGGCGTCGGCCCGGTCGATCTTGTTGACGACGACCACCGGCGGCAGGCCGCGCTCGAACGCCTTCTTGAGCACGAAACGCGTCTGCGGCAGGGGGCCCTCGGCCGCGTCCACGAGCAGCACCACGCCGTCCACCATCGACAGCACGCGCTCCACTTCGCCGCCGAAGTCGGCGTGGCCGGGCGTGTCCACGATGTTGATGAGCGTGTCGCCGTAGTGCACGGCGGTGTTCTTGGCCAGGATGGTGATGCCCCGCTCGCGCTCCAGCTCGTTGCTGTCCATGGCCCGCTCGGCCACGCGCTCGTTCGCCCGGAATACGCCGGCCTGGCGGAACATCGCGTCCACCAGCGTGGTCTTGCCATGGTCCACGTGGGCGATGATGGCGACGTTCCGGCGCAGCGGATTGGCGACCGTGCGGTCGCCCTGGGTGGCCGTCTGTGGTTGGGACATCTCTCCAGTATAGGCCGGCCGCTCACCCGGCCGCGCGCCGGCGCCCCGGCGCCACCAGCGCCTTCGGGATCCGGTAGGCGGCGGCGTCCGCCAGCGCGTCGTTCAGTTCGTCGAGGCCATAGACACGCGCCCCGATCTCGCCCCACGGCACCCTGGCGGCGTGCCGGTCGAGCACCTGCACCGCCCGCAGGAAGTGCCCGGCCTCGCTGCCCCAGCAGCCGCGGATCTCCAGATGCTTGCGGTTGATCTGCTGGTGTGCGTTGACGATGCTGGGGCCGGCGTCCGTGTAGTGGCCGGCGATCACGTAGCGTCCGCCGTCGCGGATGAGTGCCGGCGCCTCCTCGACGGCGGCGGGGGCCCCGGAGGCCTCGATGGCGACGTCCACGCCCCTGCCGCCGGTCAGCGACCGCACGTGGGCGAGCCGTTCCTCCGGCGAGGTCGCCGTGAGGTCGAACGTCTCGTCGGCGCCCATCCGCCGCGCGAGGGCCAGCCGGTCGCCGGGCGCGCCGACGGCGATGACCAGGCCCGCCCCGGACAGCCGCGCGAGCGCGACGATGCTGAGCCCCACGGCGCCCGTCCCCTGGACGAGCACGGCGTCGGCCAGGCGGAGGGCCGCGCGGTCGATGGCGTGAACGGCCGTGATGAGCCCGCAGCCGCCGCCGATGTAGTCCTCGGAGCGCACGCGGTCGGGCAGCCGGGCCGCGACGACGCCGGGCTCCAGGTAGATGGCCTCGCTCCAGCCGCCGAAGAGGCCGTCCGCGGCGCCGTCCGTGATCCCGTAGACGCGGCGCGACGGACACTTCGTCGGCGTGCCGCTCACGGCGCACGCGTAGCAGCGGCCGCAGGTGCGGTGCACGTCGTAGAACACCACGCGGTCGCCCTCGCGGAGCGTGACCCCGTCGCCGCCGATCACCTCGCCGCGGATCTTCTCGGCGAACCCGATCGAGACGTGCCCTGGGATGAGCGGATACGGCACGCCTGACAGCCGCCCGTGCCAGAGATGCACGTCGGTGCCGCACACCTCCGAGTACTCGGTGCGAAGCAGCATCCCGCCTGGCGCGATGTCCGGCTCGGGGAACGCCTGGATCTCGACGGGCTGATGGGGCGCGGGGATGACGGCGGCGTGGATCATGGGGGTCTCGGGTCCAGGGGGCCGGGTCCAGGAGCGGGACCGATGAAATCCTAACTCCGACGAACGGCGGGCGGCGGACCATGGAACGGCGGGCCGCTCCGGAGCAGCCCCGGGACCCGGACCCCGGGCCCCGCCTGCGCTATCCTGTCCCCATGCCGCTCTACGAGTACCACTG of the Vicinamibacterales bacterium genome contains:
- the typA gene encoding translational GTPase TypA, which encodes MSQPQTATQGDRTVANPLRRNVAIIAHVDHGKTTLVDAMFRQAGVFRANERVAERAMDSNELERERGITILAKNTAVHYGDTLINIVDTPGHADFGGEVERVLSMVDGVVLLVDAAEGPLPQTRFVLKKAFERGLPPVVVVNKIDRADARTQEVLNEVYDLFIDLDATDAQLEFPVLYTSGRAGTATTDLAVPGEDLRPLFDAILAHVPPPSGDPGQPLQMLVANLDSSDYLGRIAIGRVFRGRVQVGDPIAVLKLDGAVQPTRVTKLYAFEGLKRVEIESAAAGDIVCLAGIEAINIGESIVHPEHLEAIPPIAVDEPTVSMIFGVNTSPFAGRDGQFVTSRHLRDRLDRELLGNVSLKVEPTATPEQMKVLGRGELQLAILIEMMRREGYEIQVSRPEIVTKDIGGRTMEPVEDLVIDVAEEFQGAVIAGVGQRRGTMTKMVNHGSGRVRLEFRIPARGLIGFRSQFLTDTKGTGIMNHVFAEWEPWHGPIPSRTTGAMVADRAGVATAYAMANLQERSIMMIEAGAEVYEGMIVGENSRDNDLDVNITKEKKQTNMRASTADEAIRIVPPRLMGLEQAIEFINDDELVEITPKHIRLRKKVLPSNLRPKRRDEPA
- a CDS encoding zinc-binding dehydrogenase gives rise to the protein MIHAAVIPAPHQPVEIQAFPEPDIAPGGMLLRTEYSEVCGTDVHLWHGRLSGVPYPLIPGHVSIGFAEKIRGEVIGGDGVTLREGDRVVFYDVHRTCGRCYACAVSGTPTKCPSRRVYGITDGAADGLFGGWSEAIYLEPGVVAARLPDRVRSEDYIGGGCGLITAVHAIDRAALRLADAVLVQGTGAVGLSIVALARLSGAGLVIAVGAPGDRLALARRMGADETFDLTATSPEERLAHVRSLTGGRGVDVAIEASGAPAAVEEAPALIRDGGRYVIAGHYTDAGPSIVNAHQQINRKHLEIRGCWGSEAGHFLRAVQVLDRHAARVPWGEIGARVYGLDELNDALADAAAYRIPKALVAPGRRRAAG
- a CDS encoding SUMF1/EgtB/PvdO family nonheme iron enzyme, whose translation is MAPRRAAAVAALLFAAASALHSSPMDQAPRPVFVEIPAGPFTMGAGPATTPEAFANERWSAAAEAGTLDLPAFYLARRETTIGEYAAFVTATGWTTDPRALAGPDDVPVAFVSWPDALAYCRWLTRTLAARPPADPALAERLRNGWMATLPTEAQWEKAARGPDGRRYPWGEEARRDRAQFDAPGVAPVGAHACPECAYGLDDMAGNVWEWTRSPSQPYPYDESDDRLHLDADALWTIRGGGFADPPRLVRGSARGAAEPGARRAFIGFRVAIVPPR
- a CDS encoding BlaI/MecI/CopY family transcriptional regulator yields the protein MAKPPHHALSRREREVMDVLYRRGRATAAEVMAELSGAPTSSTVRTQLRILEAKGAVRHEEEGLRYVYMPAVARQTARRSAVRHVVETFFDGSAERLVAALLGGEAARLSDDELERITEIVATARKERRR
- a CDS encoding FMN-binding glutamate synthase family protein, with amino-acid sequence MRNAFVAASGATLALIAGIAVVWPPVLWSLVVLGPVILRGLADILQTRQAVRRNFPVIGHGRYLLEKIRPEINQYFVESNSDGRPFSRNDRSVVYQRAKGELDTLPFGTQRDVYAVGYEWINHSLAPVEPDHACSRVTVGGAACTQPYSASIFNVSAMSYGSLSKNAVLALNTGARLGGFAHNTGEGGLSPYHLEPGGDLIWQIGTGYFSCRTRDGRFDVDEFARRATLPAVRMIEVKLSQGAKPGHGGILPAAKLTPEIVEIRGVESGKDVLSPPAHTAFTTPLGLIQFLQTLREASGGKPVGFKLCVGKRHEFFGIVKAMLDTGVRPDFITVDGAEGGTGAAPMEFSDSVGTPLNDGLSFVHNALVGAGIRDDIRLIASGKVNTGFQIAAKIALGADMCNAARAMMFALGCIQALRCNTNQCPTGVATQDPELVHGLHVGDKSERVARFRRETVKSFFEVLGAAGFQQPADLKPWFVMRRVSSGEVRSYHEIYPTVEPGALLQGTVNGSLGRAWDTARPDRF
- a CDS encoding M56 family metallopeptidase, translating into MTAWIAWSALRASALLALGLMAAWGLRRRSAAMRHWTLTATLVASVALPLLSLVLPTWHLSVAIGDAPATAPPPASVGGAVALVIPEHATAVAAPEPAPSGRPSAPWQALGWLWAAGAALLLARLVVGLLRVRALVGASTPLDASVWREDRRALTAALGFDRDVRLLTAARPLGPLAAGAHRPIILLPPDAAEWSAARRRVVLAHELAHIARGDWLAHVIAEIACAVYWCTPLAWAVARRARVDCERAADDAVLHLGLDATDYASHLLDLARALRARSPWTPAPAMARSSSLEGRVRAMLDPTTNRQPASRTLRAAAVVGLLAAAIPLAAAGPQPSYHEFGGVVVDGMGRPIPDQAVVMTDPANRTKHEVRTDAAGRFQFTGLPAGEQHVTVKSRGFRDLTQPVRVGEQSEARLQLALGTLQETVRVTAGSAAAPDDGGQAASARAARAAERQARALETCQAGPPSAAGGNILPPIKLVHVAPAYPAWPADGTVTLTAVIDTHGDVRDVRDVHGPDPALETAAADAVRRWKFTTTLLDCQPTDVEMTVRVNFVAPR